In Haliaeetus albicilla chromosome 20, bHalAlb1.1, whole genome shotgun sequence, a genomic segment contains:
- the TRIM3 gene encoding tripartite motif-containing protein 3 isoform X1 yields the protein MAKREASASPVVRQIDKQFLVCSICLDRYRNPKVLPCLHTFCERCLQNYIPPQSLTLSCPVCRQTSILPERGVAALQNNFFITNLMEVLQRDPESCGPHPGRGLDPVSAVTGQPLSCPNHEGKVMEFYCEPCETAMCRECTEGEHREHVTVPLRDVVEQHKAALQQQLDAVRSRLPQLAAAIGLVSEISQQLVERKNEAVSEIGSTFEELETALRQRKGLLVRDLEATCGAKQKVLQAQLEALRQGQESILSSCAFTEQALHHGTATEVLLVKKQMSERLSELASQEFPEHPHENAQLDYVVETEGVRKSILNLGVLITTSATAHKTVATGEGLRHAVVGQPSSLSVTTKDKDGELVRSGSASLRFQVTAPDGGAAEAEVQDNKNGTYELLYTPRAEGDFLLSILLYGQPIRGSPFRVRAVKASDVPPSPDDVKRRVKSPSSGHIRQKAVRRPSSMYSSGKKKENPIEDELIFRVGSRGREKGEFTNLQGISTSSSGRIVVADSNNQCVQVFSNEGQFRLRFGVRGRSPGQLQRPTGVTVDMNGDIIIADYDNRWVSIFSPEGKFKTKIGAGRLMGPKGVAVDRNGHIIVVDNKACCVFIFQSNGKLVTKFGSRGTAERQFAGTLDGPHFVAVNNKNEIVVTDFHNHSVKVYNADGEFLFKFGSHGEGNGQFNAPTGVAVDANGNIIVADWGNSRIQVFDSSGSFLSYINTAADPLYGPQGLALTSDGHVVVADSGNHCFKAYRYLQ from the exons ATGGCCAAGCGGGAGGCCAGCGCCAGCCCGGTGGTGCGGCAGATTGACAAACAGTTCCTGGTGTGCAGCATCTGCCTTGACCGCTACCGCAACCCCAAGGTGCTGCCTTGCCTGCACACCTTCTGCGAGAG GTGTCTCCAGAACTATATCCCGCCCCAGAGCCTGACCCTCTCCTGCCCCGTCTGCCGCCAGACCTCCATCCTGCCCGAGCGCGGCGTTGCCGCCCTGCAGAACAACTTCTTCATCACCAACCTGATGGAGGTGCTGCAGCGGGACCCCGAGAGCTGCGGCCCCCACCCCGGCCGTGGCCTGGACCCCGTGAGCGCCGTCACCGgccagcccctctcctgccccaaCCACGAGGGCAAG GTGATGGAGTTCTACTGTGAGCCGTGCGAGACAGCCATGTGCCGCGAGTGCACCGAGGGGGAGCACCGGGAGCATGTCACCGTGCCGCTGCGTGATGTGGTGGAGCAGCACAAGGcggccctgcagcagcagctggatgctgTCAGGAGCAG GCTCCCACAGCTGGCAGCGGCCATTGGGCTGGTGTCGGAGATCAGCCAGCAGCTGGTGGAGCGCAAGAACGAGGCGGTGTCGGAGATCGGCAGTACCTTCGAGGAGCTGGAGACGGCACTGCGGCAGCGCAAGGGGCTGCTGGTGCGGGACCTGGAGGCCACCTGTGGGGCCAAGCAGAAG GTGCTGCAGGCGCAGCTGGAAGCCCTGCGCCAGGGCCAAGAGAGCATCCTCAGCAGCTGCGCCTTCACCGAGCAGGCGCTGCACCATGGCACCGCCACTGAGGTGTTGCTGGTAAAGAAGCAGATGAGCGAGCGATTGAGCGAGCTGGCCAGCCAGGAGTTCCCCGAGCACCCCCACGAGAACGCCCAGCTCGACTACGTGGTGGAGACCGAGGGTGTCCGCAAATCCATCCTCAACCTGGGTGTGCTGATCACCACCAGCGCCACGGCCCACAAGACGGTGGCCACGGGCGAGGGGCTGCGGCACGCTGTGGTGGGGCAGCCCTCCTCGCTCAGCGTCACCACTAAGGACAAAGACGGGGAGCTGGTGCGCAGTGGCAGCGCCAGCCTGCGCTTCCAGGTGACGGCGCCGGACGGCGGTGCGGCCGAGGCAGAGGTGCAGGACAACAAGAACGGCACCTACGAGCTGCTCTACACCCCCCGTGCTGAGGGTGActtcctcctctccatcctGCTCTACGGGCAGCCCATCCGCGGCAGCCCCTTCCGCGTCCGCGCCGTCAAGGCCTCCGACGTGCCCCCCTCTCCCGACGACGTCAAGCGCCGCGTCAAGTCCCCCAGCAGTGGGCACATCCGGCAGAAGGCCGTCCGGCGCCCTTCCAGCATGTACAGCAGCGGCAAGAAGAAGGAGAACCCCATCGAGGACGAGCTCATCTTCCGCGTGG GAAGCCGCGGCCGGGAGAAGGGGGAGTTCACCAACCTCCAGGGCATCTCCACCTCCAGCAGTGGCCGCATCGTGGTGGCCGACAGCAATAACCAGTGCGTGCAG GTGTTTTCCAACGAGGGGCAGTTCCGGCTGCGGTTCGGGGTGCGGGGCCGCTCCCCTGGCCAGCTCCAGCGCCCGACTGGCGTCACCGTGGACATGAACGGGGACATCATCATCGCGGACTACGACAACCGCTGGGTCAGCATCTTCTCCCCCGAGGGCAAATTCAAG ACCAAGATCGGCGCTGGACGGCTGATGGGCCCCAAGGGTGTCGCCGTGGACCGCAATGGCCACATCATCGTGGTGGACAACAAGGCCTGCTGCGTCTTCATCTTCCAGTCCAACGGCAAGCTCGTCACCAAGTTTGGGAGCCGCGGCACGGCCGAGCGGCAGTTTGCAGGTACACTTGATG ggccCCACTTCGTGGCAGTCAACAACAAGAACGAGATTGTGGTGACCGACTTCCACAACCACTCGGTGAAG GTCTACAACGCGGACGGCGAGTTCCTCTTCAAGTTCGGATCGCATGGGGAGGGGAACGGGCAGTTCAACGCCCCCACGGGGGTGGCCGTCGACGCCAACGGCAACATCATCGTTGCCGACTGGGGCAACAGCCGCATCCAG GTCTTCGACAGCTCGGGCTCCTTCCTCTCCTACATCAACACGGCCGCCGACCCCCTGTACGGGCCGCAAGGCCTGGCCCTCACCTCTGACGGACACGTGGTGGTGGCCGACTCCGGCAACCATTGCTTCAAGGCCTATCGCTACCTGCAGTAG
- the TRIM3 gene encoding tripartite motif-containing protein 3 isoform X2 produces MAKREASASPVVRQIDKQFLVCSICLDRYRNPKVLPCLHTFCERCLQNYIPPQSLTLSCPVCRQTSILPERGVAALQNNFFITNLMEVLQRDPESCGPHPGRGLDPVSAVTGQPLSCPNHEGKVMEFYCEPCETAMCRECTEGEHREHVTVPLRDVVEQHKAALQQQLDAVRSRLPQLAAAIGLVSEISQQLVERKNEAVSEIGSTFEELETALRQRKGLLVRDLEATCGAKQKVLQAQLEALRQGQESILSSCAFTEQALHHGTATEVLLVKKQMSERLSELASQEFPEHPHENAQLDYVVETEGVRKSILNLGVLITTSATAHKTVATGEGLRHAVVGQPSSLSVTTKDKDGELVRSGSASLRFQVTAPDGGAAEAEVQDNKNGTYELLYTPRAEGDFLLSILLYGQPIRGSPFRVRAVKASDVPPSPDDVKRRVKSPSSGHIRQKAVRRPSSMYSSGKKKENPIEDELIFRVGSRGREKGEFTNLQGISTSSSGRIVVADSNNQCVQVFSNEGQFRLRFGVRGRSPGQLQRPTGVTVDMNGDIIIADYDNRWVSIFSPEGKFKTKIGAGRLMGPKGVAVDRNGHIIVVDNKACCVFIFQSNGKLVTKFGSRGTAERQFAGPHFVAVNNKNEIVVTDFHNHSVKVYNADGEFLFKFGSHGEGNGQFNAPTGVAVDANGNIIVADWGNSRIQVFDSSGSFLSYINTAADPLYGPQGLALTSDGHVVVADSGNHCFKAYRYLQ; encoded by the exons ATGGCCAAGCGGGAGGCCAGCGCCAGCCCGGTGGTGCGGCAGATTGACAAACAGTTCCTGGTGTGCAGCATCTGCCTTGACCGCTACCGCAACCCCAAGGTGCTGCCTTGCCTGCACACCTTCTGCGAGAG GTGTCTCCAGAACTATATCCCGCCCCAGAGCCTGACCCTCTCCTGCCCCGTCTGCCGCCAGACCTCCATCCTGCCCGAGCGCGGCGTTGCCGCCCTGCAGAACAACTTCTTCATCACCAACCTGATGGAGGTGCTGCAGCGGGACCCCGAGAGCTGCGGCCCCCACCCCGGCCGTGGCCTGGACCCCGTGAGCGCCGTCACCGgccagcccctctcctgccccaaCCACGAGGGCAAG GTGATGGAGTTCTACTGTGAGCCGTGCGAGACAGCCATGTGCCGCGAGTGCACCGAGGGGGAGCACCGGGAGCATGTCACCGTGCCGCTGCGTGATGTGGTGGAGCAGCACAAGGcggccctgcagcagcagctggatgctgTCAGGAGCAG GCTCCCACAGCTGGCAGCGGCCATTGGGCTGGTGTCGGAGATCAGCCAGCAGCTGGTGGAGCGCAAGAACGAGGCGGTGTCGGAGATCGGCAGTACCTTCGAGGAGCTGGAGACGGCACTGCGGCAGCGCAAGGGGCTGCTGGTGCGGGACCTGGAGGCCACCTGTGGGGCCAAGCAGAAG GTGCTGCAGGCGCAGCTGGAAGCCCTGCGCCAGGGCCAAGAGAGCATCCTCAGCAGCTGCGCCTTCACCGAGCAGGCGCTGCACCATGGCACCGCCACTGAGGTGTTGCTGGTAAAGAAGCAGATGAGCGAGCGATTGAGCGAGCTGGCCAGCCAGGAGTTCCCCGAGCACCCCCACGAGAACGCCCAGCTCGACTACGTGGTGGAGACCGAGGGTGTCCGCAAATCCATCCTCAACCTGGGTGTGCTGATCACCACCAGCGCCACGGCCCACAAGACGGTGGCCACGGGCGAGGGGCTGCGGCACGCTGTGGTGGGGCAGCCCTCCTCGCTCAGCGTCACCACTAAGGACAAAGACGGGGAGCTGGTGCGCAGTGGCAGCGCCAGCCTGCGCTTCCAGGTGACGGCGCCGGACGGCGGTGCGGCCGAGGCAGAGGTGCAGGACAACAAGAACGGCACCTACGAGCTGCTCTACACCCCCCGTGCTGAGGGTGActtcctcctctccatcctGCTCTACGGGCAGCCCATCCGCGGCAGCCCCTTCCGCGTCCGCGCCGTCAAGGCCTCCGACGTGCCCCCCTCTCCCGACGACGTCAAGCGCCGCGTCAAGTCCCCCAGCAGTGGGCACATCCGGCAGAAGGCCGTCCGGCGCCCTTCCAGCATGTACAGCAGCGGCAAGAAGAAGGAGAACCCCATCGAGGACGAGCTCATCTTCCGCGTGG GAAGCCGCGGCCGGGAGAAGGGGGAGTTCACCAACCTCCAGGGCATCTCCACCTCCAGCAGTGGCCGCATCGTGGTGGCCGACAGCAATAACCAGTGCGTGCAG GTGTTTTCCAACGAGGGGCAGTTCCGGCTGCGGTTCGGGGTGCGGGGCCGCTCCCCTGGCCAGCTCCAGCGCCCGACTGGCGTCACCGTGGACATGAACGGGGACATCATCATCGCGGACTACGACAACCGCTGGGTCAGCATCTTCTCCCCCGAGGGCAAATTCAAG ACCAAGATCGGCGCTGGACGGCTGATGGGCCCCAAGGGTGTCGCCGTGGACCGCAATGGCCACATCATCGTGGTGGACAACAAGGCCTGCTGCGTCTTCATCTTCCAGTCCAACGGCAAGCTCGTCACCAAGTTTGGGAGCCGCGGCACGGCCGAGCGGCAGTTTGCAG ggccCCACTTCGTGGCAGTCAACAACAAGAACGAGATTGTGGTGACCGACTTCCACAACCACTCGGTGAAG GTCTACAACGCGGACGGCGAGTTCCTCTTCAAGTTCGGATCGCATGGGGAGGGGAACGGGCAGTTCAACGCCCCCACGGGGGTGGCCGTCGACGCCAACGGCAACATCATCGTTGCCGACTGGGGCAACAGCCGCATCCAG GTCTTCGACAGCTCGGGCTCCTTCCTCTCCTACATCAACACGGCCGCCGACCCCCTGTACGGGCCGCAAGGCCTGGCCCTCACCTCTGACGGACACGTGGTGGTGGCCGACTCCGGCAACCATTGCTTCAAGGCCTATCGCTACCTGCAGTAG
- the TRIM3 gene encoding tripartite motif-containing protein 3 isoform X3 has product MEVLQRDPESCGPHPGRGLDPVSAVTGQPLSCPNHEGKVMEFYCEPCETAMCRECTEGEHREHVTVPLRDVVEQHKAALQQQLDAVRSRLPQLAAAIGLVSEISQQLVERKNEAVSEIGSTFEELETALRQRKGLLVRDLEATCGAKQKVLQAQLEALRQGQESILSSCAFTEQALHHGTATEVLLVKKQMSERLSELASQEFPEHPHENAQLDYVVETEGVRKSILNLGVLITTSATAHKTVATGEGLRHAVVGQPSSLSVTTKDKDGELVRSGSASLRFQVTAPDGGAAEAEVQDNKNGTYELLYTPRAEGDFLLSILLYGQPIRGSPFRVRAVKASDVPPSPDDVKRRVKSPSSGHIRQKAVRRPSSMYSSGKKKENPIEDELIFRVGSRGREKGEFTNLQGISTSSSGRIVVADSNNQCVQVFSNEGQFRLRFGVRGRSPGQLQRPTGVTVDMNGDIIIADYDNRWVSIFSPEGKFKTKIGAGRLMGPKGVAVDRNGHIIVVDNKACCVFIFQSNGKLVTKFGSRGTAERQFAGTLDGPHFVAVNNKNEIVVTDFHNHSVKVYNADGEFLFKFGSHGEGNGQFNAPTGVAVDANGNIIVADWGNSRIQVFDSSGSFLSYINTAADPLYGPQGLALTSDGHVVVADSGNHCFKAYRYLQ; this is encoded by the exons ATGGAGGTGCTGCAGCGGGACCCCGAGAGCTGCGGCCCCCACCCCGGCCGTGGCCTGGACCCCGTGAGCGCCGTCACCGgccagcccctctcctgccccaaCCACGAGGGCAAG GTGATGGAGTTCTACTGTGAGCCGTGCGAGACAGCCATGTGCCGCGAGTGCACCGAGGGGGAGCACCGGGAGCATGTCACCGTGCCGCTGCGTGATGTGGTGGAGCAGCACAAGGcggccctgcagcagcagctggatgctgTCAGGAGCAG GCTCCCACAGCTGGCAGCGGCCATTGGGCTGGTGTCGGAGATCAGCCAGCAGCTGGTGGAGCGCAAGAACGAGGCGGTGTCGGAGATCGGCAGTACCTTCGAGGAGCTGGAGACGGCACTGCGGCAGCGCAAGGGGCTGCTGGTGCGGGACCTGGAGGCCACCTGTGGGGCCAAGCAGAAG GTGCTGCAGGCGCAGCTGGAAGCCCTGCGCCAGGGCCAAGAGAGCATCCTCAGCAGCTGCGCCTTCACCGAGCAGGCGCTGCACCATGGCACCGCCACTGAGGTGTTGCTGGTAAAGAAGCAGATGAGCGAGCGATTGAGCGAGCTGGCCAGCCAGGAGTTCCCCGAGCACCCCCACGAGAACGCCCAGCTCGACTACGTGGTGGAGACCGAGGGTGTCCGCAAATCCATCCTCAACCTGGGTGTGCTGATCACCACCAGCGCCACGGCCCACAAGACGGTGGCCACGGGCGAGGGGCTGCGGCACGCTGTGGTGGGGCAGCCCTCCTCGCTCAGCGTCACCACTAAGGACAAAGACGGGGAGCTGGTGCGCAGTGGCAGCGCCAGCCTGCGCTTCCAGGTGACGGCGCCGGACGGCGGTGCGGCCGAGGCAGAGGTGCAGGACAACAAGAACGGCACCTACGAGCTGCTCTACACCCCCCGTGCTGAGGGTGActtcctcctctccatcctGCTCTACGGGCAGCCCATCCGCGGCAGCCCCTTCCGCGTCCGCGCCGTCAAGGCCTCCGACGTGCCCCCCTCTCCCGACGACGTCAAGCGCCGCGTCAAGTCCCCCAGCAGTGGGCACATCCGGCAGAAGGCCGTCCGGCGCCCTTCCAGCATGTACAGCAGCGGCAAGAAGAAGGAGAACCCCATCGAGGACGAGCTCATCTTCCGCGTGG GAAGCCGCGGCCGGGAGAAGGGGGAGTTCACCAACCTCCAGGGCATCTCCACCTCCAGCAGTGGCCGCATCGTGGTGGCCGACAGCAATAACCAGTGCGTGCAG GTGTTTTCCAACGAGGGGCAGTTCCGGCTGCGGTTCGGGGTGCGGGGCCGCTCCCCTGGCCAGCTCCAGCGCCCGACTGGCGTCACCGTGGACATGAACGGGGACATCATCATCGCGGACTACGACAACCGCTGGGTCAGCATCTTCTCCCCCGAGGGCAAATTCAAG ACCAAGATCGGCGCTGGACGGCTGATGGGCCCCAAGGGTGTCGCCGTGGACCGCAATGGCCACATCATCGTGGTGGACAACAAGGCCTGCTGCGTCTTCATCTTCCAGTCCAACGGCAAGCTCGTCACCAAGTTTGGGAGCCGCGGCACGGCCGAGCGGCAGTTTGCAGGTACACTTGATG ggccCCACTTCGTGGCAGTCAACAACAAGAACGAGATTGTGGTGACCGACTTCCACAACCACTCGGTGAAG GTCTACAACGCGGACGGCGAGTTCCTCTTCAAGTTCGGATCGCATGGGGAGGGGAACGGGCAGTTCAACGCCCCCACGGGGGTGGCCGTCGACGCCAACGGCAACATCATCGTTGCCGACTGGGGCAACAGCCGCATCCAG GTCTTCGACAGCTCGGGCTCCTTCCTCTCCTACATCAACACGGCCGCCGACCCCCTGTACGGGCCGCAAGGCCTGGCCCTCACCTCTGACGGACACGTGGTGGTGGCCGACTCCGGCAACCATTGCTTCAAGGCCTATCGCTACCTGCAGTAG
- the LOC138690216 gene encoding FH2 domain-containing protein 1-like isoform X2 has translation MGSPRRPVPPPPPPGPPPPALPSPPAAAQGGRLRALHWEPVPAARVRGRRSVWVRRAAPPALDLPRLRLLFREPRGAAPGQRPPPAAALLEPKRSLALGVFLKQVKRPVRQIVRDIQEGVGAPYGAEKLLELSRMLPSATEVARLRSFPGSPHQLADPELFMLLLTEVPSYTQRLELLVLKEDFFPQLTTLRGSIQTLTDAAVELLECEELHTILHLILSAGNYLNSGSYAGSAAGFRLASLLKLPDTKANEPGVDLLHFVAMEVARVEKSLLDFPGKLRHVGPASRIEVAEVEGELRRLAGRLEGAQSLGAEGLGPQLQPFLRVAEEELRGAWDALERMHRAAATTLDFFCEDTAPGGLQDLCAILHGFTGRLLTAAQENQVREQAQHRRQQLEQERLKRRSIATCSVRDVAPQDVGLRGPFPLTPQPVRHGLHSPRPSSEPCLAAPRGDDPLASPGPPGCGSPRLPPALQSPTWPPGASLAPLRRHTAPALPALPEVGGCNQPSPGAPASRQGGLFESGPKLCLPEPPPPVAASAPASPAPFFSLASLFQRSRAQSRSVCPQPPPAAPPEGSALLGFLRCLAGGKGHGAPPS, from the exons ATGGgctccccgcgccgccccgtgccgccgccgccccccccggggccgcctCCCCCGGCGCTGCCCTCCCCTCCGGCGGCCGCGCAGGGCGGGCGGCTGCGGGCACTGCACTGGGAGCCGGTGCCCGCGGCGCGGGTGCGCGGCCGCCGCTCGGTCTGGGTTCGgcgggccgccccgccggcgcTGGACCTGCCGCGCCTCCGGCTGCTCTTCCGAGAgccccgcggggccgccccggggcagcgcccgccgcccgcg GCCGCGCTGCTGGAGCCCAAGCGGAGCCTCGCCCTCGGCGTCTTCCTCAAGCAGGTCAAGCG GCCTGTCCGCCAGATCGTGCGGGACATCCAGGAGGGTGTCGGGGCACCCTACGGggcagagaagctgctggagcTCTCCCGGATGCTGCCCAGTGCCACAGag GTGGCCCGGCTGCGGTCCTTCCCTGGCAGCCCCCACCAGCTCGCTGACCCTGAGCTCTTCATGCTGCTTCTGACAGAGGTGCCCAG CTACACCCAGCgcctggagctgctggtgctgaaGGAAGacttcttcccccagctcacCACCCTGCGCGGCTCCATCCAGACCCTGACAGATGCTGCTGTTG agctgctggagtgTGAGGAGCTGCACACCATCCTCCATCTCATCCTGAGCGCTGGCAACTACCTGAACTCG GGCAGCTATGCTGGCAGCGCCGCCGGCTTCCGCCTCGCCTCGCTCCTGAAGCTGCCCGACACCAAGGCCAACGAGCCAGGCGTGGACCTGCTGCACTTCGTGGCGATG GAGGTGGCCAGAGTGGAGAAGAGCCTGCTGGACTTCCCTGGCAAGCTGCGGCACGTGGGCCCAGCCTCGCG GATTGAGGTGGCGGAGGTGGAGGGGGAGCTGCGGCGGCTGGCGGGGCGGCTGGAGGGGGCCCAGAGCCTGGGcgcagaggggctggggccgcAGCTGCAGCCCTTCTTGCGTGTGGCCGAGGAGGAGCTGCGCGGGGCGTGGGATGCGCTGGAGCGGATGCACCGCGCCGCAGCCACCACCCTTGACTTCTTCTGCGAGGACACGGCGCCTGGCGGCCTGCAGGACCTGTGTGCCATCCTGCACGGCTTCACAGGCCGGCTCCTCACCGCTGCGCAG GAGAACCAGGTGCGGGAGCAGGCGCAGCACCGgcggcagcagctggagcaggagcgGCTGAAGCGTCGTTCCATCGCCACATGCTCCGTGCGGGATGTGGCTCCCCAGGACGTGGGGCTGCGTGGCCCCTTCCCGCTCACACCCCAGCCCGTCCGGCACGGCCTCCACTCCCCGCGCCCCAGCTCTGAGCCCTGCCTGGCCGCCCCGCGGGGGGATGACCCCCTTgcctcccccggccccccagGCTGTGGGAGCCCCCGCCtgcccccagctctgcagagtcCCACCTGGCCGCCCGGAGCCTCCCTGGCCCCACTGCGGCGGCACACGGCCCCAGCGCTGCCGGCCCTGCCCGAGGTGGGGGGCTGCAACCAGCCCTCCCCAGGCGCCCCGGCCAGCAGGCAGGGGGGGCTTTTCGAGTCTGGCCCCAAGCTCTGCCTGCCCGAGCCGCCCCCCCCGGTCGCAGCCTCagcccccgccagccccgcacCCTTCTTCAGCTTGGCCAGCCTCTTCCAGCGGAGCAGGGCCCAGAGCAGGTCGGTGTGCCCCCAgccgcccccggccgccccccctGAGGGCTCTGCCCTACTCGGCTTCCTCCGGTGCCTGGCGGGTGGAAAGGGGCACGGAGCCCCCCCCAgctga
- the LOC138690216 gene encoding FH2 domain-containing protein 1-like isoform X1, which translates to MGSPRRPVPPPPPPGPPPPALPSPPAAAQGGRLRALHWEPVPAARVRGRRSVWVRRAAPPALDLPRLRLLFREPRGAAPGQRPPPAAALLEPKRSLALGVFLKQVKRPVRQIVRDIQEGVGAPYGAEKLLELSRMLPSATEVARLRSFPGSPHQLADPELFMLLLTEVPSYTQRLELLVLKEDFFPQLTTLRGSIQTLTDAAVELLECEELHTILHLILSAGNYLNSGSYAGSAAGFRLASLLKLPDTKANEPGVDLLHFVAMGAGAAACSTLHPLPSALLPLAPACPSSAGSGPSCHRCHSPPQRPVCLQGHFCPSQSVRVLVQVTPAETWQHIWLGTHAPGWPQPHQANGELPLPFPRGLALQRGQLCRGSGDAPGPVGAARCPSHPQEVARVEKSLLDFPGKLRHVGPASRIEVAEVEGELRRLAGRLEGAQSLGAEGLGPQLQPFLRVAEEELRGAWDALERMHRAAATTLDFFCEDTAPGGLQDLCAILHGFTGRLLTAAQENQVREQAQHRRQQLEQERLKRRSIATCSVRDVAPQDVGLRGPFPLTPQPVRHGLHSPRPSSEPCLAAPRGDDPLASPGPPGCGSPRLPPALQSPTWPPGASLAPLRRHTAPALPALPEVGGCNQPSPGAPASRQGGLFESGPKLCLPEPPPPVAASAPASPAPFFSLASLFQRSRAQSRSVCPQPPPAAPPEGSALLGFLRCLAGGKGHGAPPS; encoded by the exons ATGGgctccccgcgccgccccgtgccgccgccgccccccccggggccgcctCCCCCGGCGCTGCCCTCCCCTCCGGCGGCCGCGCAGGGCGGGCGGCTGCGGGCACTGCACTGGGAGCCGGTGCCCGCGGCGCGGGTGCGCGGCCGCCGCTCGGTCTGGGTTCGgcgggccgccccgccggcgcTGGACCTGCCGCGCCTCCGGCTGCTCTTCCGAGAgccccgcggggccgccccggggcagcgcccgccgcccgcg GCCGCGCTGCTGGAGCCCAAGCGGAGCCTCGCCCTCGGCGTCTTCCTCAAGCAGGTCAAGCG GCCTGTCCGCCAGATCGTGCGGGACATCCAGGAGGGTGTCGGGGCACCCTACGGggcagagaagctgctggagcTCTCCCGGATGCTGCCCAGTGCCACAGag GTGGCCCGGCTGCGGTCCTTCCCTGGCAGCCCCCACCAGCTCGCTGACCCTGAGCTCTTCATGCTGCTTCTGACAGAGGTGCCCAG CTACACCCAGCgcctggagctgctggtgctgaaGGAAGacttcttcccccagctcacCACCCTGCGCGGCTCCATCCAGACCCTGACAGATGCTGCTGTTG agctgctggagtgTGAGGAGCTGCACACCATCCTCCATCTCATCCTGAGCGCTGGCAACTACCTGAACTCG GGCAGCTATGCTGGCAGCGCCGCCGGCTTCCGCCTCGCCTCGCTCCTGAAGCTGCCCGACACCAAGGCCAACGAGCCAGGCGTGGACCTGCTGCACTTCGTGGCGATG GGAGCTGGCGCTGCCGCCTGCAGCACGCTCCATCCTCTCCCTTCTGCCCTCCTGCCCTTGGCACCAGCTTGTCCCTCCTCTGCTGGGTCTGGACCTTCCTGTCACCGCTGCCATAGTCCCCCCCAAAGGCCCGTATGCCTTCAAGGACATTTTTGTCCTTCCCAGTCAGTGCGGGTGTTGGTCCAAGTCACTCCCGCAGAGACCTGGCAACACATCTGGCTGGGGACGCATGCCCCGGGCTGGCCCCAGCCCCACCAGGCAAACGGGGAGTTACCTCTGCCGTTCCCCCGAGGTCTGGCTCTCCAGCGTGGGCAGCTCTGCCGGGGCTCTGGGGATGCCCCCGGCCCTGTGGGGGCTGCTCGCTGCCCCTCTCACCCACAGGAGGTGGCCAGAGTGGAGAAGAGCCTGCTGGACTTCCCTGGCAAGCTGCGGCACGTGGGCCCAGCCTCGCG GATTGAGGTGGCGGAGGTGGAGGGGGAGCTGCGGCGGCTGGCGGGGCGGCTGGAGGGGGCCCAGAGCCTGGGcgcagaggggctggggccgcAGCTGCAGCCCTTCTTGCGTGTGGCCGAGGAGGAGCTGCGCGGGGCGTGGGATGCGCTGGAGCGGATGCACCGCGCCGCAGCCACCACCCTTGACTTCTTCTGCGAGGACACGGCGCCTGGCGGCCTGCAGGACCTGTGTGCCATCCTGCACGGCTTCACAGGCCGGCTCCTCACCGCTGCGCAG GAGAACCAGGTGCGGGAGCAGGCGCAGCACCGgcggcagcagctggagcaggagcgGCTGAAGCGTCGTTCCATCGCCACATGCTCCGTGCGGGATGTGGCTCCCCAGGACGTGGGGCTGCGTGGCCCCTTCCCGCTCACACCCCAGCCCGTCCGGCACGGCCTCCACTCCCCGCGCCCCAGCTCTGAGCCCTGCCTGGCCGCCCCGCGGGGGGATGACCCCCTTgcctcccccggccccccagGCTGTGGGAGCCCCCGCCtgcccccagctctgcagagtcCCACCTGGCCGCCCGGAGCCTCCCTGGCCCCACTGCGGCGGCACACGGCCCCAGCGCTGCCGGCCCTGCCCGAGGTGGGGGGCTGCAACCAGCCCTCCCCAGGCGCCCCGGCCAGCAGGCAGGGGGGGCTTTTCGAGTCTGGCCCCAAGCTCTGCCTGCCCGAGCCGCCCCCCCCGGTCGCAGCCTCagcccccgccagccccgcacCCTTCTTCAGCTTGGCCAGCCTCTTCCAGCGGAGCAGGGCCCAGAGCAGGTCGGTGTGCCCCCAgccgcccccggccgccccccctGAGGGCTCTGCCCTACTCGGCTTCCTCCGGTGCCTGGCGGGTGGAAAGGGGCACGGAGCCCCCCCCAgctga